The following are encoded together in the Glycine max cultivar Williams 82 chromosome 8, Glycine_max_v4.0, whole genome shotgun sequence genome:
- the LOC100782347 gene encoding 5-amino-6-(5-phospho-D-ribitylamino)uracil phosphatase, chloroplastic has product MVESIAATSLLGHRPICGGSLTRDVSAKRKSLNTVRFPTTEFLGGGRIVVSLALPKSDKQDRFVFSSIKALAVELTREAHAYREKKLPNRDNKIDRGFDQRPDLWPPANRADKLSLRNPLLRHERMGCGWLGAIFEWEGVLIEDNPDLEKQAWLALSQEEGKPSPPAFILKRIEGMKNEQAISEVLCWSRDPAQLRRMANRKEEIYQALLGGIYSFLSGSKEFVSVLMHYKIPMALVSTRPRKALESAMGEIGIEDTFSVIVAAEDVHRGKPDPEMFVYAAQLLNFIPERVIVFGNSNLTVEAAHEARMKCVAVASRHPVYELGAADLVVRRLDELSVVDLKNLADIEMTEFGSVEPEMELEVEKDHDTSSLDENFW; this is encoded by the coding sequence ATGGTTGAATCAATTGCTGCAACTTCACTCCTTGGCCACCGCCCAATTTGTGGTGGAAGTTTAACCAGGGATGTTTCTGCTAAACGCAAATCTTTGAATACTGTTCGGTTCCCAACAACTGAGTTTCTTGGTGGGGGAAGGATTGTGGTTTCTCTGGCTTTGCCTAAATCTGATAAGCAGGATAGGTTTGTGTTTTCATCAATTAAGGCCTTGGCTGTGGAGTTAACAAGAGAAGCACATGCTTATAGGGAAAAGAAATTGCCCAATAGGGATAACAAGATTGACCGTGGATTTGATCAGAGGCCTGATTTGTGGCCTCCGGCGAATAGGGCGGATAAGCTGTCACTTCGGAATCCCTTGCTCCGGCATGAGAGGATGGGATGTGGTTGGTTGGGTGCTATATTTGAGTGGGAGGGTGTTCTAATTGAAGACAACCCCGATTTAGAGAAGCAGGCTTGGCTGGCACTCTCTCAGGAAGAAGGCAAACCCTCTCCTCCTGCTTTTATCCTCAAGAGAATAGAAGGCATGAAGAATGAACAGGCGATTTCGGAAGTGCTGTGTTGGTCTAGGGATCCGGCACAGCTGAGAAGAATGGCTAATAGAAAGGAAGAAATCTACCAAGCTTTGCTGGGTGGGATATATAGTTTCTTGTCTGGGTCCAAGGAGTTTGTGAGTGTTTTGATGCATTATAAGATACCAATGGCATTGGTTTCCACGCGGCCTAGAAAGGCTCTTGAGTCTGCTATGGGGGAGATTGGGATTGAGGACACTTTCAGTGTTATTGTAGCAGCAGAGGATGTTCATAGGGGAAAGCCTGATCCAGAAATGTTTGTGTATGCTGCACAGCTTTTGAACTTCATACCTGAGAGGGTCATTGTGTTTGGTAACTCCAATCTAACAGTGGAGGCTGCTCATGAAGCCCGGATGAAGTGTGTGGCTGTTGCTAGCAGGCATCCTGTATATGAGCTTGGGGCTGCAGACTTGGTTGTCAGGCGCCTTGACGAGCTTTCAGTGGTTGATTTGAAGAATCTTGCAGACATTGAAATGACTGAATTTGGGTCTGTGGAGCCTGAGATGGAGCTGGAGGTGGAAAAAGATCATGATACATCATCACTTGATGAAAATTTCTGGTAA
- the LOC100811211 gene encoding glutamate--cysteine ligase, chloroplastic → MVVFSRSATTTTTTTTTYTRHNLIRQTKTCVGNNNSLCYSATKKAPPQRILGGARGSRVILAASPPTEDALVATDPLTKQDLVDYLASGCKPKDKWRIGTEHEKFGFEFGTLRPMKYDQIAELLNGIAERFDWDKVMEGDKIIGLKQGKQSISLEPGGQFELSGAPLETLHQTCAEVNLHLYQVKAVAEEMGIGFLGIGFQPKWGIKDIPIMPKGRYDIMRNYMPKVGSLGLDMMFRTCTVQVNLDFSSEADMIRKFRAGLALQPIATALFANSPFKEGKPNGFFSMRSHIWTDTDKDRTGMLPFVFDDSFGFQQYVDYALDVPMYFVYRKHRYIDCTGKTFRDFLAGRLPCIPGELPTLNDWENHLTTIFPEVRLKRYLEMRGADGGPWRRLCALPAFWVGLLYDEVSLQSVLDMTADWTPEERQMLRNKVPVTGLKTPFRDGLLKHVAEDVLKLAKDGLERRGFKESGFLNEVAEVVRTGVTPAERLLELYHGKWEQSVDHVYEELLY, encoded by the exons ATGGTTGTCTTTTCGCGAAGtgcgacgacgacgacgacgacgacgacgacctATACGCGCCACAACTTAATACGACAAACGAAAACCTGCGTTGGCAATAATAATAGTTTGTGTTACTCTGCTACTAAGAAGGCTCCTCCGCAGAGGATTCTTGGTGGTGCACGTGGCAGTAGAGTGATTCTTGCTGCCAGCCCTCCCACCGAAGACGCTCTAGTTGCCACTGACCCTCTCACCAAGCAGGATCTTGTCGATTATCTTGCCTCTGGTTGCAAGCCCAAGGATAAATGGag AATAGGTACTGAACATGAGAAGTTTGGTTTTGAGTTTGGAACCTTGCGTCCTATGAAGTATGACCAAATAGCAGAATTGCTGAATGGCATTGCTGAGAGATTTGACTGGGATAAAGTAATGGAAGGTGACAAAATTATTGGACTCAAACAG GGGAAGCAGAGCATATCATTGGAGCCTGGTGGTCAGTTTGAACTTAGTGGAGCTCCTCTTGAAACCTTGCATCAGACTTGTGCTGAAGTTAATTTGCACCTTTATCAG GTTAAAGCTGTTGCCGAGGAAATGGGAATTGGATTTTTGGGGATTGGTTTCCAGCCAAAGTGGGGAATCAAAGACATACCTATAATGCCAAAG GGAAGATACGACATTATGAGGAATTACATGCCTAAAGTTGGCTCTCTTGGGCTTGACATGATGTTCAGGACATGCACTGTACAG GTCAATCTGGACTTTAGTTCTGAAGCTGACATGATCAGGAAATTTCGTGCAGGTCTTGCTTTGCAGCCA ATAGCAACGGCTCTTTTTGCAAATTCACCCTTTAAAGAGGGAAAGCCAAATGGTTTTTTCAGTATGAGAAG CCATATTTGGACTGATACTGACAAGGATCGCACAGGCATGCTGCCTTTTGTTTTTGATGACTCTTTTGG GTTTCAGCAGTATGTTGATTATGCACTTGATGTTCCTATGTATTTTGTCTATCGGAAACACAGATATATCGACTGTACTGGAAAGACCTTCAGG gACTTCTTGGCTGGAAGACTTCCTTGTATTCCTGGTGAATTACCAACTCTCAATGATTGGGAAAATCACTTGACAACTATATTTCCTGAG GTCAGGCTGAAGAGATATTTGGAGATGAGAGGTGCTGATGGAGGGCCTTGGAGAAGGTTATGTGCTTTACCAGCATTTTGG GTAGGGTTATTGTACGATGAAGTTTCTCTACAAAGTGTTTTGGATATGACAGCTGATTGGACTCCAGAAGAAAGACAAATGCTAAGGAATAAG GTTCCTGTAACTGGTTTGAAGACACCATTCCGAGACGGTTTGCTGAAGCATGTTGCTGAAGATGTTCTAAAGTTGGCAAAG GATGGCTTGGAAAGAAGAGGCTTCAAGGAATCAGGATTTTTGAATGAGGTTGCCGAGGTGGTTAGAACAG GTGTCACTCCAGCCGAGAGGCTTTTGGAATTGTATCATGGAAAGTGGGAGCAATCCGTAGATCACGTGTATGAGGAATTGCTGTATTAA
- the TUBB1 gene encoding tubulin beta-1 chain produces the protein MREILHVQAGQCGNQIGGKFWEVMCDEHGIDATGNYVGNFHLQLERVNVYYNEASGGRYVPRAVLMDLEPGTMDSLRSGPFGKIFRPDNFVFGQNGAGNNWAKGHYTEGAELIDSVLDVVRKEAENCDCLQGFQICHSLGGGTGSGMGTLLISKIREEYPDRMMLTFSVFPSPKVSDTVVEPYNATLSVHQLVENADECMVLDNEALYDICFRTLKLTNPSFGDLNHLISTTMSGVTCCLRFPGQLNSDLRKLAVNLIPFPRLHFFMVGFAPLTSRGSQQYRSLTIPELTQQMWDARNMMCAADPRHGRYLTASAMFRGKMSTKEVDQQMINVQNKNSSYFVEWIPNNVKSSVCDIPPTGLSMSSTFMGNSTSIQEMFRRVSEQFTVMFKRKAFLHWYTGEGMDEMEFTEAESNMNDLVAEYQQYQDATAVDDHEDEDEDEAMAA, from the exons ATGAGAGAAATCCTTCATGTTCAAGCTGGTCAATGTGGAAACCAAATTGGAGGCAAGTTTTGGGAGGTGATGTGTGATGAACATGGGATTGATGCCACTGGAAATTACGTAGGTAACTTTCATCTTCAACTTGAGAGGGTTAACGTGTACTACAATGAAGCAAGTGGGGGACGGTATGTTCCTCGAGCTGTGCTTATGGACCTTGAACCAGGGACCATGGATAGCTTGCGTTCTGGTCCTTTTGGAAAAATATTCAGACCCGATAACTTCGTGTTCGGCCAAAATGGAGCTGGTAACAACTGGGCTAAAGGGCATTACACTGAGGGAGCTGAGCTTATTGATTCAGTTCTTGATGTTGTTCGAAAAGAAGCTGAGAATTGTGACTGCTTGCAGG GGTTCCAAATTTGTCACTCACTGGGAGGTGGAACTGGGTCTGGAATGGGTACCTTGCTTATCTCAAAGATCAGAGAAGAGTATCCGGATAGGATGATGTTGACTTTCTCAGTGTTCCCGTCCCCGAAGGTCTCTGACACTGTGGTTGAACCCTACAATGCCACTCTCTCTGTTCATCAACTAGTTGAGAATGCGGATGAATGCATGGTCCTCGATAATGAGGCACTCTACGATATCTGTTTCCGAACACTCAAGCTCACAAATCCAAGTT TTGGTGATCTGAACCACTTGATCTCAACAACAATGAGCGGAGTAACGTGCTGTCTCCGCTTCCCAGGGCAGCTGAACTCCGACCTCCGCAAACTCGCCGTGAACCTCATCCCCTTCCCTCGCCTCCACTTCTTCATGGTCGGCTTCGCGCCCCTCACATCCCGCGGCTCCCAGCAGTATCGGTCCCTCACAATCCCGGAACTCACCCAGCAAATGTGGGACGCCCGGAACATGATGTGCGCCGCCGATCCCCGCCACGGCAGGTACCTGACGGCGTCCGCCATGTTCCGCGGCAAGATGAGCACCAAGGAAGTGGACCAGCAGATGATCAACGTACAGAACAAGAACTCCTCCTACTTCGTGGAGTGGATCCCGAACAACGTCAAGTCCAGCGTCTGCGACATCCCTCCCACGGGTTTGTCCATGTCCTCCACCTTCATGGGGAACTCCACCTCCATTCAGGAGATGTTTCGCCGCGTCTCCGAGCAGTTCACGGTCATGTTCAAGAGAAAGGCCTTCTTGCATTGGTACACTGGCGAGGGAATGGATGAGATGGAGTTTACTGAGGCTGAGAGCAACATGAATGACTTGGTGGCCGAGTATCAACAGTATCAAGATGCCACCGCCGTCGATGACCACGAGGACGAGGACGAGGACGAAGCCATGGCTGCATGA